Within Haematobia irritans isolate KBUSLIRL chromosome 2, ASM5000362v1, whole genome shotgun sequence, the genomic segment TCTGTTAGATGATTGAAATGGTGATGGACAAAacacaattattttattttggttaaattgTTTCAAATCACAAACTAAAGACTACAACGACATAGCTTTACGAAACAGATAGCGCTCATATCTTGCGAATCTCATTAGATGATTCCTCTTGCAGAGTCGAATTATCACTCAGCAAATTACGATCACACTTGGTAGCCTGgaagagaaaataaaaacaaattacaaatgtggcgaaaaaaaattataaaaggaaaataatatgaaataGTGGCCTCAAAATGGTTATGTCTTTTAAAGTACTATATGTGTGTTAACTCCCGAAAGTTAGCATAGATTTGCGAACATAAAATGTAGCCGAAAAGTTCTTGCTAAAGACAGTCTCTAATTTCCAGATCTAGCATCTAAAATCCAAAACGCCTTATAATAAGATTAGTTATCAAAAGAGAAACATCTTTAGTTGATTGACTACTGCAATCAAATAttctcaatttaattttatatgttcACAATACCTTcttttatgaaaacattttgtgaGAATCGATGCCACTTTTATGGAGTGATATCTTTATTATACTAAATCCAAAATAGAACAATTTAAGACAATTATTGTCTCGAGGTCGAGTTTTGATTGTAGGTTTGGAGTACAAACatacatttgaaataaaataaccaATGTTTATGCATTGCATTGTGACCtttgcatagaaatataatCCCGTCATTTGTGTGGCCACTTACCTCTCTAAACTTATGTAGATATACTCCCAAGGGATCCAAATAATTATCGAAACCCAAAGTTGCAAAAGCGTATAGCAAATCGTCACCATTAACTGTTTTCCGATTTTCGGACATACTCCTTTCAATAGCCTCAGATGTAATGAACGATATAAACTCAGATACACATTCTTGTATGCATTCTCTTGCATCTTTGGCAATCTTGCCATTTTCCGGAACgggaattttcataatttttataatattacaaaTTGGCAGAAAACGATCCTGTTCCCTAAGCATGTACGCATTAGGATTTTGTCGATTATCAGAGTCTTCATCTGGAAGAGGACAAAatacatcccaataaacacaggatgagcgtttttcaaatgcaacaacttttcagtttg encodes:
- the Nf-YB gene encoding nuclear factor Y-box B — its product is MTSNDSQQYEFVKCEDEEMSADEDSDNRQNPNAYMLREQDRFLPICNIIKIMKIPVPENGKIAKDARECIQECVSEFISFITSEAIERSMSENRKTVNGDDLLYAFATLGFDNYLDPLGVYLHKFREATKCDRNLLSDNSTLQEESSNEIRKI